From the Saccharomonospora marina XMU15 genome, the window TAGCCGCAGCAACCGGTTTGTTCCCGGCGAGGGACCGCAACAACGAAGTAGACGGTCCGGTCACCGAAGGGGAACATCGGACCGTTCGCGGCGAGCGGTACAGCGCGGATGTCCCGAAATCAGGAACCGTCGACGAACATTCGGCGCGACATATTCCAGGGGAGCCCGTATGACCACCAGCAGGATGCCTTTTTCTCGCCGCAACATCCTCGCCCTCGGCGCAATGTCGACCGCCGGTTTGGCAGGCAGCGTGCTGAGCTACAGATCAGCTTTCGGCACAAGCTTGCCGGAACGCGGCTCATCGCGTAGTTTCACGCCCTTCTCCGTTCCGATGCCGATTCCGCCGGTGCTTCGACCGCATGCCGTGCACGGCGACACCGACCTCTACAGGTTGGCCGTCAGGCAGGCACAGGTCGAGATCCTTCCCGGCACGACCACTCCGGTGCTCGGCTACGGCGGCGATTTCGTCGGGCCGACCATCCTGGCCAGTTCCGGCCGCAAGGTCGGCATCGTCTTCGACAACTCGCTCGACCGCGCGACGAATGTCCACCTGCACGGCGGTCACGTGGCCGCGGCGAGCGACGGGCACCCCATGGATCTGATTCAGCCTGATGGCAGCAAGTACTACGAATACGAAAACCGCCAGCAGGGTGCGACGCTGTGGTATCACGACCACAGCCACGGCACCGAGGCTGAGCACGTCTATCGCGGCCTGAGTGGGTTCTACCTCATCCAAGACCCAGAAGAAAAGCACCTGCGACTTCCATGCGGCAGCTACGATGTACCGATCATGCTGCGCGACGCGCTGTTCGACGACGACGCAAACATGGTCTACGGCGATCCGACGCAGCGGCCGACCGTCCTCGTCAACGGCGCGCACCAACCTTACTTCCGGGTGGCCCGCCGCAAGTACCGCTTGCGGTTCCTCAACGCCGCCACCGAGCGACGCTTCGCGCTGAACCTGGACGGCGTTCCCATGACGAAGATCGGCTCGGACGGAGGTCTGCTCGCCTCACCGGTGCCCGTGACCGAGCACGACCTCAGTGCGGGCGAGCGGGTCGAGTTCGTGATCGACTTCGGGCAGCATCCGATCGGCACGCAGCTGCTGCTCGCCGACGGGACACTGCCGATCCTGCGGTTCGACGTGGTCGCGGACAGCGTCGACCACAGCAGGCTTCCGGATCGGCTCCGCGCGCTTCCCCCGCTGCCACGGCCGAGGGTGAACCGCGAGATCACACTGTCGTTCGACATGTCCGGCGACCCGGTCGGGCTCGTCAACGGCAAGCCATTCGACCCGGCGCGGGTGGACTTCCGGGTCCGGCGTGGTGACACCGAGATCTGGAACGTCAGCAACGGCGACGGCGAACACGGCTTCCACCACAACTTCCATCTGCACCTCGAACAGTTCGAGGTACTGGACCGCGACGGCGCCCCGCCGTGGGAGTCCGATCGCGGGCTCAAGGACACGATCTACGTGCCGCCCGGGTCCTCGGCACGATTGAAGACACGATTCACCGACTATCTCGGC encodes:
- a CDS encoding multicopper oxidase family protein, yielding MPIPPVLRPHAVHGDTDLYRLAVRQAQVEILPGTTTPVLGYGGDFVGPTILASSGRKVGIVFDNSLDRATNVHLHGGHVAAASDGHPMDLIQPDGSKYYEYENRQQGATLWYHDHSHGTEAEHVYRGLSGFYLIQDPEEKHLRLPCGSYDVPIMLRDALFDDDANMVYGDPTQRPTVLVNGAHQPYFRVARRKYRLRFLNAATERRFALNLDGVPMTKIGSDGGLLASPVPVTEHDLSAGERVEFVIDFGQHPIGTQLLLADGTLPILRFDVVADSVDHSRLPDRLRALPPLPRPRVNREITLSFDMSGDPVGLVNGKPFDPARVDFRVRRGDTEIWNVSNGDGEHGFHHNFHLHLEQFEVLDRDGAPPWESDRGLKDTIYVPPGSSARLKTRFTDYLGKYVYHCHFLEHSAVGMMAQFEVVR